One Candidatus Hydrogenedentota bacterium genomic region harbors:
- the hemN gene encoding oxygen-independent coproporphyrinogen III oxidase produces the protein MENKGRQEAFDVTRDLLVRYDRPGPRYTSYPTVPAWSESFSEADYRACLGRAASKSGEPLSLYVHIPFCEKRCAFCGCNSIATEKREVADKYLDHVDIELRMLSGALAATRPLKQLHWGGGTPTYLSTGQLSRLFTAVSERFEISADAELALEVDPRVTTPGQIALLRQLGFNRISMGVQDLDEQVQCAIGRNQTEEQTRALMRVCREAGFEGLNMDLVYGLPGQTLSSWSVTIPKIIEMQPDRLAVYSCAYLPDKMHNQRKLDASKMPAGPEKYALFAAARQMFTGAGYRAIGMDHFALPHDELTHAMDERRLHRNFMGYTIVPSSDMVACGISAIGEVGGGYAQNEKKLSRYYNALKEGRFATALGCRLSRDDEIRRWTIRELMCNFYLDFSELKRRYGIVFDEYFSGEREALEEFRSEGFVEWTDVCLTVLPMGQVFVRNIAMVFDAYLKGKEAQSARFSRTV, from the coding sequence TGGTGCGGTATGACCGCCCCGGACCGCGGTACACGAGTTACCCGACCGTCCCTGCCTGGTCAGAAAGCTTCAGCGAGGCCGATTATCGCGCGTGTCTCGGCCGGGCGGCCTCGAAATCGGGAGAACCTCTATCGCTCTATGTGCACATCCCCTTCTGTGAAAAGAGGTGTGCCTTCTGCGGGTGCAATTCTATCGCCACCGAAAAGAGAGAGGTGGCGGACAAGTATCTTGACCACGTCGACATCGAGCTGCGGATGCTCTCCGGGGCCCTCGCGGCCACCCGGCCCCTCAAACAACTCCACTGGGGCGGCGGGACCCCTACATACCTGAGTACCGGCCAGCTTTCACGCTTGTTCACAGCGGTTTCTGAACGCTTCGAGATATCGGCGGACGCCGAGCTGGCGCTCGAGGTCGATCCGCGCGTCACCACCCCTGGCCAGATCGCCCTTCTCCGGCAATTGGGTTTCAACAGGATCAGCATGGGTGTACAGGACCTCGATGAGCAGGTCCAGTGCGCAATCGGCCGTAATCAGACGGAGGAGCAGACCCGCGCCCTCATGCGCGTATGCCGCGAGGCCGGTTTCGAAGGGCTCAATATGGATTTGGTTTACGGATTGCCCGGGCAGACCCTTTCCTCGTGGTCCGTAACCATCCCGAAGATCATCGAGATGCAGCCCGATCGCCTTGCCGTCTACAGTTGCGCCTATCTGCCGGACAAGATGCACAACCAGCGGAAGCTCGATGCGTCGAAAATGCCCGCTGGTCCGGAGAAGTATGCCTTGTTCGCTGCGGCCCGCCAAATGTTCACCGGAGCCGGATACAGAGCCATCGGCATGGACCATTTCGCATTGCCTCATGATGAACTGACCCATGCCATGGACGAACGCCGCCTCCACCGCAATTTCATGGGCTACACAATCGTCCCATCGTCGGACATGGTTGCCTGCGGAATCTCCGCCATCGGAGAGGTGGGCGGCGGCTACGCTCAGAACGAAAAGAAGCTTTCTCGATATTACAACGCGCTCAAGGAGGGACGATTCGCCACCGCGCTGGGTTGCCGGCTTTCTCGGGATGATGAAATCCGAAGATGGACTATTCGCGAGCTAATGTGCAATTTCTACCTTGATTTCAGTGAGTTGAAGCGGCGCTACGGGATCGTGTTCGACGAATACTTTTCTGGGGAGCGCGAAGCACTCGAGGAGTTTCGAAGCGAGGGCTTCGTGGAGTGGACCGACGTTTGCTTGACGGTGCTGCCGATGGGTCAGGTGTTCGTTCGCAACATCGCCATGGTCTTTGACGCATACCTGAAGGGCAAGGAAGCGCAATCCGCGCGCTTCTCGCGCACCGTATGA